In one window of Leptospira sp. GIMC2001 DNA:
- a CDS encoding AMP-dependent synthetase/ligase translates to MNNNKSIRYFYDLLVDVSSKNPNKISFRKRSTDGKSFPGISFSELKRRVDGITAGFIADGVKTGDRIAYLCDATTVWIQVDLAIISAGAVSVPRGTDVVDDDIIYILSHSECRFAVVQTANEKLRLEKLKDKHFPKLEKIYVLELEKAGEIATGAGTIEELRLKGDNSLAQDPSLIQNRIKETNPDDLATLIYTSGTTGSPKGVMLSQTGWITAITSVIARLKFEPDDRGVSLLPPWHAFERAVEYAILALGIDFTVSNMGNLKDDLRDFKPTIFPSVPRIWESVYSGIMGRITKAGGAKERIFKFALAIGMFWAKQKSILLDYDTQILRINLIVSVLRKIISLILLILASPLKLFSNLVFSPIHKALGGHLRVSISAGSALPSVVDNFLSAIGIKVLEGYGMTETSAVVSIRYMEKPTKMTVGVPIDGYDIKIKDDQNREVTKQGMKGTLWIRSKQILKGYYKRPELNDKVFDKDGFFDTGDIMLITHRGELMFAGRAKDTIALAGGENVEPIPIEDKLHSSNFVDQVMVVGHDKKTLGVIIVPKFENVISSIPNIPKDPKLWNENKEIRNLFKTEITSLISKNNGFKNFEQIPGNCFYLSPRQFDPDTEMTRTLKMKRNVIQENFQKEIDGMYRN, encoded by the coding sequence ATGAATAACAATAAATCTATTCGGTACTTTTATGATCTCTTGGTTGATGTTTCTTCAAAAAATCCAAACAAGATTTCATTTCGTAAGAGATCAACTGATGGAAAAAGTTTTCCGGGTATCAGTTTTTCTGAATTGAAGCGAAGGGTAGATGGAATCACAGCTGGATTCATTGCGGATGGAGTGAAAACGGGCGATCGTATCGCTTATCTATGTGACGCAACAACTGTTTGGATACAAGTTGATCTTGCAATCATTTCAGCTGGCGCTGTGTCCGTTCCTCGAGGAACCGATGTAGTTGATGATGATATAATCTATATACTTTCTCATTCTGAATGTAGATTCGCTGTTGTTCAGACTGCAAACGAAAAGTTGAGATTGGAAAAATTAAAAGACAAACATTTTCCAAAGTTAGAAAAAATTTATGTTTTGGAATTAGAAAAAGCAGGAGAGATCGCAACGGGAGCGGGGACTATTGAAGAACTTAGATTGAAAGGAGATAATTCCCTTGCACAAGATCCTTCTCTAATTCAAAATAGAATCAAAGAAACCAATCCTGACGATTTAGCAACATTGATTTATACAAGCGGAACAACTGGTTCCCCAAAAGGAGTTATGCTCAGTCAGACTGGATGGATAACTGCAATAACATCTGTTATTGCAAGATTGAAATTTGAGCCAGATGATCGAGGAGTAAGCTTGCTTCCACCTTGGCATGCATTTGAAAGAGCAGTTGAATACGCGATTCTTGCCCTTGGAATTGATTTTACGGTTTCGAATATGGGAAATCTAAAAGATGATCTTCGCGATTTCAAACCAACAATATTTCCATCGGTTCCTAGAATTTGGGAATCAGTGTATTCGGGAATTATGGGAAGGATTACTAAGGCTGGTGGAGCAAAAGAACGAATATTCAAATTTGCTCTAGCAATCGGGATGTTCTGGGCGAAGCAAAAATCTATTTTATTAGATTATGATACACAAATATTGCGTATCAATCTAATTGTATCCGTTCTAAGGAAAATAATTTCTTTAATCTTACTCATACTCGCTTCCCCATTAAAACTTTTTAGTAATTTAGTCTTCTCACCTATTCACAAAGCATTGGGTGGTCACCTAAGAGTTTCGATTTCTGCCGGAAGTGCACTTCCAAGTGTAGTTGATAATTTTCTTTCAGCTATCGGTATTAAAGTTTTGGAAGGTTATGGTATGACAGAGACTTCGGCTGTTGTTTCTATTCGGTATATGGAAAAGCCAACTAAGATGACTGTTGGCGTTCCGATAGATGGCTATGACATAAAAATAAAAGATGATCAGAATCGTGAAGTGACGAAACAAGGTATGAAAGGTACGCTTTGGATACGAAGCAAACAGATTTTGAAAGGATATTATAAGCGTCCTGAGTTAAATGATAAAGTTTTTGACAAGGATGGATTTTTCGATACTGGAGATATAATGTTGATTACTCATAGAGGCGAACTTATGTTTGCTGGACGTGCTAAGGATACGATCGCGCTTGCTGGTGGAGAAAATGTCGAACCTATCCCAATTGAAGATAAATTGCATTCTTCCAATTTTGTTGACCAAGTAATGGTTGTAGGTCATGACAAAAAAACATTAGGCGTAATCATTGTTCCTAAATTTGAAAATGTGATTTCATCAATTCCGAATATACCAAAAGATCCAAAACTTTGGAATGAAAATAAAGAAATCAGAAATCTTTTCAAAACAGAAATCACAAGTTTGATTTCAAAAAACAATGGATTTAAGAATTTTGAACAGATTCCAGGAAATTGTTTTTATCTTTCGCCAAGACAATTTGACCCAGATACGGAAATGACAAGAACATTAAAAATGAAAAGAAATGTTATCCAAGAAAATTTCCAGAAAGAAATTGACGGGATGTATCGCAACTAA
- a CDS encoding acyl-CoA dehydrogenase family protein has translation MNFWDPFILDSDSEFYKSVYDFARDKVLSTAEHRDENCIWDDKLWKELSKAGLAGLPIPSEFGGQDASCYQCCLATEAFSAACIDGGFGLSWAAHMIIGAMPIVFQGNSEQKNKYLPKLASGEWIAGLGLTEASAGSDAGSLITRAEPVDGGYLINGSKMYITNGPVGQVFIIMARTGGKSRGPMGVSAFIVDSTSKGFTVSKILKKLGHHTSMTAELIFENMFVPEENLLGPLNSGFMRIGKATLEWERTVLIAGLVGAMEYTLNVSLKYSNERIQFDKPISSFSAIQEKIVRNWIWMNSARILIHSVAESKDQGHSKPLESSVVKVFTSEVAEDVAKETIQLFGGYGFMKEFHIERFYRDVKLGTIGGGTSEIQRSIIAATYPGSQKFIASLSSLSELFEPENMDANSKKESNNFCNLNLDKVRDDLQIEIPSKVLDFYSLAIKAILDWKDGPHKQKSQAIEFAFADFIIILLVIDRFIKSLTVSMDQIDISNQSEPKVQKLKANWYTTVDQMRDLGILMEILIEKYFHSLRLLASSSDFIKAILRNTNQITDWEKQIGDCYFFLNERK, from the coding sequence ATGAATTTTTGGGATCCTTTTATACTAGATTCAGACAGTGAATTTTATAAATCTGTTTATGATTTTGCTCGAGATAAAGTCCTCTCAACCGCAGAACACCGAGATGAGAATTGTATCTGGGACGATAAACTTTGGAAAGAACTTTCCAAGGCTGGACTAGCCGGATTACCTATACCTTCCGAATTTGGAGGCCAGGATGCAAGTTGTTATCAATGCTGCCTTGCAACGGAAGCATTTTCAGCTGCATGTATTGATGGAGGATTTGGATTGAGTTGGGCTGCTCATATGATCATTGGAGCTATGCCAATTGTTTTTCAGGGAAATTCAGAGCAAAAGAATAAATATCTACCCAAACTAGCATCAGGTGAATGGATTGCAGGACTTGGTCTAACAGAAGCATCTGCTGGTTCCGATGCTGGTTCGCTAATTACTAGAGCCGAACCGGTGGATGGCGGATACTTAATCAATGGCTCAAAGATGTATATTACGAATGGACCTGTTGGACAAGTTTTTATCATCATGGCAAGAACAGGAGGTAAGTCGAGAGGCCCAATGGGAGTGTCCGCTTTTATTGTAGATTCAACGAGCAAAGGATTTACGGTAAGTAAAATTTTGAAAAAACTTGGACATCATACATCAATGACTGCTGAATTGATTTTTGAGAATATGTTTGTTCCTGAAGAGAATCTTTTGGGTCCACTCAATTCTGGATTTATGCGAATAGGCAAAGCGACCTTAGAGTGGGAGCGAACGGTCTTAATTGCGGGTCTTGTAGGTGCTATGGAATATACTTTAAATGTAAGTTTAAAATATTCGAATGAGCGTATACAATTTGACAAACCAATATCTTCCTTTTCTGCAATTCAAGAGAAAATTGTCCGCAATTGGATCTGGATGAACTCTGCGAGGATTTTGATTCATAGTGTCGCTGAGTCCAAAGATCAGGGTCATTCAAAACCTCTAGAGAGCTCTGTTGTAAAGGTTTTCACATCAGAAGTTGCGGAAGACGTTGCAAAAGAAACCATTCAGTTGTTTGGTGGATATGGATTTATGAAAGAGTTCCATATTGAAAGATTCTATCGAGATGTGAAGTTAGGGACTATTGGAGGTGGGACTTCTGAGATTCAGAGAAGTATCATTGCAGCTACTTATCCAGGAAGTCAAAAATTTATTGCGTCCTTGAGCAGTCTGTCTGAATTATTTGAACCGGAAAATATGGATGCAAACTCGAAAAAGGAATCTAATAATTTTTGTAATTTAAACTTAGATAAAGTGCGAGATGATTTGCAAATTGAGATTCCATCCAAAGTTTTAGATTTCTATTCTCTTGCTATAAAAGCAATCTTAGATTGGAAGGATGGTCCTCATAAACAAAAAAGTCAAGCTATAGAATTTGCCTTTGCAGATTTCATCATCATTCTACTTGTCATTGATCGATTTATTAAATCTTTAACGGTTTCTATGGATCAAATAGATATATCTAACCAAAGCGAACCAAAAGTTCAAAAGCTTAAGGCTAATTGGTATACTACAGTAGATCAGATGCGAGATCTTGGTATCCTTATGGAAATTCTGATTGAGAAATATTTTCATTCACTAAGATTACTTGCCTCCTCCTCAGATTTTATAAAAGCTATATTAAGAAATACTAATCAAATCACTGACTGGGAGAAGCAGATTGGTGATTGCTATTTTTTCTTAAATGAGAGAAAATAA
- a CDS encoding MaoC family dehydratase, whose translation MYKRGKSFEEIEIGETASFTKTITETDVYLFAGISGDFNPLHVDEEYAKTTSFGTRIAHGGLAASLLAPVLGMKLPGIGTIALETTTKFRKPTYFGDTITCSVEVTAKQIKMKMVTMKILWTNQRNEIVCKGECKVIPPSSLPEIP comes from the coding sequence ATGTACAAAAGAGGTAAATCGTTCGAAGAAATCGAAATTGGTGAGACTGCATCTTTTACCAAAACTATAACTGAAACAGATGTGTATTTATTTGCTGGAATCAGTGGGGATTTCAATCCACTTCATGTGGACGAAGAATATGCGAAAACAACTTCTTTTGGAACGAGGATAGCACATGGAGGTCTCGCAGCTTCCTTACTTGCGCCTGTATTGGGTATGAAGTTGCCTGGAATCGGAACCATCGCTCTTGAGACGACGACTAAATTTCGTAAGCCAACCTACTTCGGTGATACAATTACTTGCTCTGTCGAAGTTACCGCCAAACAAATTAAAATGAAAATGGTGACAATGAAGATTCTATGGACCAATCAAAGAAATGAAATTGTATGCAAAGGGGAATGCAAGGTTATTCCGCCAAGCTCTCTTCCAGAAATTCCTTAA
- a CDS encoding DUF1292 domain-containing protein, which yields MINDPFQNFSTNEKEILELRDDRGREYSVEIITSFAIDDNQYLVAIPIDEADYDLINLESPDLNSDHGGFLIMRLGEDASGDETLEEVKDLNELDEIKEFLEESLAE from the coding sequence ATGATTAACGATCCTTTTCAAAATTTTTCTACAAATGAGAAAGAGATTTTAGAACTTCGAGATGATAGAGGTCGAGAGTATAGCGTTGAGATCATTACATCTTTTGCCATTGACGACAATCAATATCTTGTAGCAATCCCGATCGATGAAGCAGACTATGATCTGATCAATTTGGAATCTCCAGATCTCAACTCAGATCATGGTGGATTCTTAATTATGCGGTTGGGAGAAGACGCATCAGGTGACGAGACTCTTGAAGAAGTGAAAGATTTGAATGAACTAGACGAGATTAAGGAATTTCTGGAAGAGAGCTTGGCGGAATAA
- a CDS encoding HNH endonuclease: protein MKSYDAPDEFIPFVSDDVIQKERRIAKELKKTIWWKNKRASGICHYCRGKFEVADLTMDHLIPLNRGGTSIKANLVPCCKNCNNNKKYSLPQEFQPNHD from the coding sequence ATGAAGAGTTACGACGCTCCTGACGAATTTATTCCTTTTGTTTCCGATGATGTGATCCAGAAGGAACGCCGGATCGCAAAAGAACTTAAGAAGACTATTTGGTGGAAGAATAAAAGAGCATCAGGAATCTGTCATTATTGTCGAGGTAAATTTGAAGTCGCCGATCTCACTATGGATCATTTGATTCCACTGAATCGTGGAGGAACTTCCATCAAAGCCAATTTGGTTCCTTGTTGTAAAAATTGTAATAATAATAAAAAATACTCTTTGCCTCAGGAATTTCAACCTAACCATGATTAA
- a CDS encoding CBS domain-containing protein: MNPEEISRSERLLKVKVKDVMNKTVITIDHNDLIGKASRLMLENRLHALLVIKDAKPKYMISAYDLMKVSYEDTFNESNADMLRTTVEELVKNQNLLSLPSSAYLIDALKIFVDYQIHSIPIIDEGTVNGIVSLMDLAGWYLKTHEELRRS, translated from the coding sequence ATGAACCCTGAAGAAATTTCACGATCCGAAAGATTGCTCAAAGTAAAAGTAAAAGATGTTATGAATAAAACTGTGATCACAATTGATCACAATGATCTCATTGGCAAAGCAAGCCGCCTCATGTTAGAGAATCGTTTACATGCACTACTTGTTATAAAAGACGCAAAACCAAAATATATGATCTCAGCATATGATCTTATGAAGGTATCTTACGAAGATACATTCAATGAAAGCAATGCTGATATGTTACGAACCACCGTTGAAGAATTAGTCAAAAATCAAAATCTACTAAGCCTACCAAGTAGTGCCTATCTTATTGATGCACTGAAAATTTTTGTCGATTACCAGATCCATTCCATTCCTATCATTGATGAGGGAACTGTAAATGGTATTGTATCGCTTATGGATCTAGCTGGTTGGTATCTCAAGACCCATGAAGAGTTACGACGCTCCTGA
- a CDS encoding 1-acyl-sn-glycerol-3-phosphate acyltransferase codes for MYAEHLRDFTMLEVEGLENVPRSGRVILVPNHSGILGWDAAVLHYEIFKQLKRIPRTMAHAFWESNEFFRSGTSKLGFFPPDFKKAIKYLKKNKLMIIFPEAEHGNFKPSIKMYQLTEFNPGFIALAMMTNCPIVPVCILGAEENYINLGTVDWFEKSLGAKIPIPLNLLPIPAKWKIKFLPPISFQKYSKKDIKNEKFVREVAENIKFRIQSNIQLELVKKGIFKF; via the coding sequence ATGTATGCAGAGCACCTTCGTGATTTTACAATGCTTGAAGTTGAAGGACTGGAGAATGTCCCGAGGTCAGGTCGAGTTATACTTGTACCCAATCATAGCGGAATTCTAGGTTGGGATGCGGCGGTTCTTCATTACGAAATTTTTAAGCAACTCAAGAGAATCCCTAGAACAATGGCGCATGCTTTCTGGGAATCCAACGAGTTTTTCCGATCTGGGACATCTAAGCTTGGATTTTTTCCACCTGACTTCAAAAAGGCGATAAAATATCTAAAGAAGAATAAATTGATGATTATTTTTCCGGAAGCGGAACATGGGAATTTTAAACCTTCGATTAAGATGTATCAATTGACAGAGTTTAATCCAGGGTTTATTGCTCTTGCAATGATGACGAATTGTCCAATTGTACCAGTCTGTATCTTAGGAGCAGAAGAGAACTATATCAACTTAGGTACTGTTGATTGGTTTGAGAAGTCTTTAGGTGCCAAAATTCCAATTCCACTCAATCTTTTGCCTATTCCAGCTAAATGGAAAATTAAATTTCTACCACCGATATCATTTCAGAAATACAGCAAAAAAGATATTAAGAATGAGAAATTCGTTCGAGAAGTTGCAGAAAACATTAAGTTTCGTATCCAATCCAATATTCAACTTGAATTGGTCAAGAAAGGTATATTCAAGTTCTAG
- a CDS encoding acyltransferase family protein encodes MSSRLIYLDNLRSFALLLGLVFHTAIVYAESVGYAIKSTERSEIFDHFCFFIHSFRMPLFFFLSGYFSEMVWCKKGWRDYLETRTNRLLIPLIVGLILFAPIQYYLMSLIKAGSKTYFEYFFEFFSFAEFGLSHLWFLYYLVIYCFILVLIQFLTKLLRFKIKSPNMYLFLFFSITFSFALVGNAVFPKGLRYLWIDPYLFIFYFSFFFAGILAYKNSAIFNDDSIGLWWKVVIFVLGFGLLALFEYSEKTDPLWMSFFWTKGWIRFFHLLIASLTAWGFIYFFIEFFKRFFQKETAVSVYLRDSSLPIYLIHHPISLVIGYLLLYIDIHLGFKFIFHTISVFLFSFVIYDSIIVKSQILRRLFGMKM; translated from the coding sequence GTGTCATCTCGATTGATCTATTTAGATAATTTACGATCATTTGCCCTACTATTAGGACTTGTTTTTCATACTGCTATTGTCTATGCGGAATCCGTTGGTTACGCAATCAAGTCAACAGAGCGTTCGGAAATTTTTGACCATTTTTGTTTTTTTATTCATTCGTTTCGAATGCCGCTATTCTTCTTTCTATCAGGTTATTTTTCCGAAATGGTATGGTGTAAGAAGGGTTGGCGGGACTATTTAGAAACCCGTACAAATCGTTTACTGATTCCATTGATCGTTGGACTTATACTATTTGCACCCATACAATACTATTTAATGTCATTGATTAAGGCAGGGTCAAAAACTTATTTCGAATACTTTTTTGAATTCTTTAGTTTCGCGGAATTCGGATTATCTCATCTCTGGTTTTTATATTATTTGGTGATATACTGTTTTATTCTCGTTCTGATTCAATTTCTAACAAAACTATTACGGTTCAAAATTAAGTCGCCGAATATGTATTTATTTTTGTTTTTTTCTATAACTTTTTCTTTTGCTCTGGTCGGGAATGCTGTTTTCCCAAAAGGATTGAGATATCTATGGATTGATCCGTATCTATTTATTTTCTATTTTAGTTTCTTTTTTGCTGGAATTCTAGCATATAAGAATTCAGCCATATTCAATGACGATTCCATTGGTTTATGGTGGAAGGTTGTAATTTTTGTTTTAGGTTTCGGATTGCTTGCTCTATTCGAATATTCAGAGAAAACAGATCCGCTATGGATGAGTTTTTTCTGGACAAAAGGATGGATTCGGTTTTTTCATTTGTTGATTGCAAGTCTTACGGCTTGGGGGTTTATTTATTTCTTTATTGAATTTTTTAAGAGGTTTTTTCAGAAGGAAACAGCCGTTAGTGTCTATTTGCGAGATTCTAGCCTCCCAATCTACTTAATCCATCATCCAATCTCCCTTGTCATCGGATATTTATTGTTATATATCGATATACATCTTGGGTTCAAATTTATCTTTCATACTATTTCAGTATTCTTATTCAGTTTTGTAATCTACGACAGTATAATTGTCAAATCGCAGATACTGCGCAGATTGTTTGGCATGAAAATGTAG
- a CDS encoding flavin monoamine oxidase family protein: MKLNRKTFLQKLGLLSIPLIAGFPRKTSAEKVPADPNLSSRILTNTVIILGGGLSGLYAGYLLKKKGVRVRIVEASPRLGGRVMTYNDPIRGITGDIGGEWVGDSQSTIHSLAKELQLKIVRPSWNQIISLWDENRLSEKSRSSLNKLVAFQSKSPDNVAEGLDKVSLYRYLKYQGFSDGELDDLDKVVKAFYGESSKNISSQFLLSSIESKKSLFQNLGRFENGAESLVTKLKEFFTPEEILLSEKAIKVSQSSAGVQVELASGLVVRSKKVICTLPTSAIADIQWEPGLPREKIFSLLRIGYGRIRKDIISAVSPPLSPQEGNGIVDWVIPSGKSFITTLSTEGRASSLDRSTPEIGRDLLLRSISGYQPSIVETINITRVGFGSNAVSLFSPSTFGIRSELATPHNQIYFAGEHLGEVPGTMEAALSSASKAVSSM, encoded by the coding sequence ATGAAATTGAATCGAAAAACATTTTTACAAAAATTAGGATTATTATCCATACCATTGATCGCAGGTTTTCCAAGAAAAACTTCAGCCGAAAAAGTTCCAGCAGATCCAAATCTATCTTCAAGAATTCTTACAAACACCGTGATCATCTTGGGCGGTGGACTGTCTGGATTGTATGCCGGTTACTTACTCAAGAAAAAAGGAGTTCGAGTACGAATTGTTGAAGCATCACCTCGACTGGGCGGCAGGGTGATGACCTATAACGATCCCATTAGAGGGATTACTGGTGATATCGGTGGAGAATGGGTTGGTGACTCACAAAGCACAATCCATAGTCTTGCAAAAGAACTTCAGTTAAAGATTGTTAGACCATCTTGGAATCAAATTATTTCCTTGTGGGATGAGAATAGATTGTCCGAGAAGTCAAGAAGTTCTTTGAATAAATTGGTGGCTTTTCAATCCAAAAGTCCTGACAATGTCGCAGAAGGACTGGATAAAGTTAGCCTTTATCGTTATCTCAAATACCAAGGTTTCTCCGATGGAGAATTAGATGATTTAGATAAAGTAGTGAAGGCTTTCTATGGCGAGTCGTCTAAGAATATTTCTTCTCAATTCTTATTATCGAGCATCGAATCCAAGAAGTCACTCTTTCAGAATCTTGGACGATTTGAGAATGGAGCAGAAAGTCTAGTTACAAAGTTAAAAGAATTTTTTACACCTGAAGAGATTCTACTTTCAGAAAAAGCAATCAAAGTCTCTCAGTCCTCAGCCGGCGTACAAGTTGAACTAGCTTCTGGTCTAGTTGTAAGAAGTAAAAAAGTAATCTGCACCTTACCGACGAGTGCGATCGCAGATATTCAATGGGAACCGGGTCTTCCTCGAGAGAAAATATTCAGCCTACTTAGAATTGGTTACGGTCGAATTAGGAAAGATATTATCTCGGCCGTAAGCCCTCCTCTAAGTCCTCAAGAAGGAAATGGTATTGTAGATTGGGTAATTCCGTCGGGCAAAAGTTTTATAACAACTCTATCAACGGAAGGAAGAGCGTCATCTCTTGATCGATCAACACCAGAAATCGGACGTGATCTTTTGCTTCGCTCCATCTCAGGATACCAGCCTAGCATTGTTGAGACAATCAATATAACTAGAGTTGGATTTGGAAGCAATGCCGTATCATTATTCTCGCCTTCTACATTTGGGATTCGATCGGAACTTGCCACTCCGCACAACCAAATTTATTTTGCCGGAGAACATCTTGGAGAAGTGCCAGGAACAATGGAAGCCGCACTTTCGAGCGCGAGCAAAGCAGTTTCTTCTATGTAG
- a CDS encoding 7TM diverse intracellular signaling domain-containing protein: MKIFLAIYFILFSGVFANPQAPFEVKSKLTGDSLTQHFQIFEDSKGDASFASIQEANFKNLDSITNLGYSSSVFWLKLTVENTSDKKVDWFLVSDSPVIDFIELYSPDSEAPLKTQGDRVSFHTREINYRTPIFSMEQDPTSQSIYYIKIQSQSTIALGFFGYSNDELINFIINEQIVYGIYYGWVLVMILYNLFLYISTRYKSYLFYVLFISSFAMFQFILNGFAFQYFWPESTTWANLSLLLFMVLANMFGSLFTVNFLKTRTTVFWLYRIYQIVWAIGCIVFISMFILPYSLAIKIASVFTACVATLMFGDGIYAITRGIKVAKIFLTAFSVLIIGAILYALKSAGILPSNPFTNWTIQIGSSIEVALLSLGLANKINELTGDIEVRVKELNETNQKLFTSENRFRELFHGVGDMIFVLDHNWNFIDMNRTVTRHLGFKPEEVRGKNILEFIYKSKDIKDTYNSIFVLEKLEELLDTGKPVDFQAEFRQKFVMEPKELYVKLQHVQLDENKEILGTASVLVEDVIGRYLTKERISFKINNYLRNAEIISQKITAHISKFSDGDTMLGVRTSLREIIINAIEHGNLNISFDEKTQVMATGNYLQFIQQRQVDPRYKDKLVTIEYVLDSKKVAFRITDEGKGFDHKKMMEAKMEKLNEANVQHGRGIMMTRDVFDIIEYNDKGNQVSLVKYFR; the protein is encoded by the coding sequence ATGAAAATCTTCCTAGCTATCTACTTTATATTATTTTCGGGTGTTTTTGCCAACCCACAAGCACCTTTTGAAGTAAAAAGTAAACTTACTGGAGATTCTCTTACTCAACACTTCCAAATATTTGAAGATTCTAAAGGGGATGCAAGTTTTGCATCAATTCAGGAAGCAAATTTCAAGAATCTGGACTCGATAACCAATCTAGGGTATTCATCATCTGTTTTCTGGCTTAAGCTCACTGTAGAAAATACATCTGACAAAAAAGTGGATTGGTTTTTGGTTTCAGATTCACCAGTGATCGATTTTATAGAATTGTATTCACCTGATTCTGAAGCTCCACTCAAAACTCAAGGGGATCGAGTATCTTTTCACACAAGAGAAATCAATTACCGCACTCCAATCTTTTCTATGGAGCAAGATCCGACATCGCAATCCATATACTATATAAAAATTCAATCCCAGAGTACGATAGCATTAGGTTTCTTTGGATATTCCAATGACGAATTGATCAATTTTATTATCAATGAGCAGATTGTTTATGGGATCTACTATGGCTGGGTTCTCGTTATGATTCTGTACAATTTGTTCTTATATATTTCAACAAGATACAAATCGTACCTATTTTATGTGTTATTTATATCATCCTTTGCAATGTTTCAATTTATATTGAATGGTTTTGCATTCCAATATTTCTGGCCAGAATCAACAACTTGGGCCAATCTAAGTCTGCTACTATTTATGGTTCTTGCAAATATGTTTGGATCATTGTTTACAGTCAATTTTCTCAAGACTCGAACTACAGTTTTTTGGCTCTATCGAATCTATCAAATAGTCTGGGCAATCGGTTGTATTGTTTTTATTTCCATGTTTATCCTGCCATATTCACTAGCGATTAAGATTGCTTCTGTCTTCACCGCTTGCGTCGCAACTCTCATGTTTGGTGATGGAATCTATGCGATCACAAGAGGAATCAAGGTAGCCAAAATTTTCCTTACTGCTTTCTCCGTGTTGATCATCGGTGCGATTCTTTACGCGTTGAAATCTGCTGGAATTCTCCCATCCAATCCATTTACGAATTGGACCATTCAGATCGGAAGTTCTATTGAAGTAGCGCTTCTTTCTCTGGGGCTTGCTAACAAAATCAATGAGTTAACGGGAGACATTGAAGTTCGCGTTAAAGAATTGAATGAAACCAATCAAAAACTCTTCACATCCGAGAACCGCTTTCGCGAACTCTTTCACGGTGTAGGGGATATGATTTTTGTATTAGATCACAATTGGAATTTTATTGATATGAATCGAACTGTAACTAGGCATCTCGGATTCAAGCCCGAAGAAGTTCGAGGTAAAAATATTCTAGAATTTATTTATAAAAGTAAAGATATAAAAGATACTTACAATTCCATTTTTGTTCTAGAAAAGCTGGAAGAATTGCTTGATACTGGCAAACCTGTCGACTTTCAGGCTGAATTTCGCCAGAAGTTTGTGATGGAACCAAAAGAATTGTATGTTAAGTTACAACATGTTCAGTTGGATGAGAACAAAGAGATACTTGGAACTGCTTCTGTTCTTGTGGAAGATGTGATTGGACGTTATCTGACTAAAGAAAGAATCAGCTTCAAGATCAATAATTATTTGCGTAATGCAGAAATCATAAGCCAAAAGATTACAGCGCATATTTCCAAATTCTCCGATGGCGATACCATGCTTGGTGTAAGAACTTCACTTCGTGAAATCATCATCAACGCAATTGAGCATGGCAATCTCAATATTAGTTTTGATGAGAAAACACAAGTTATGGCGACTGGGAATTATCTCCAATTCATCCAACAGAGACAAGTAGATCCAAGATACAAAGATAAATTGGTTACCATCGAATATGTATTAGATTCTAAGAAAGTAGCTTTCCGAATTACAGACGAGGGCAAGGGTTTCGATCATAAGAAAATGATGGAAGCCAAGATGGAGAAGTTAAATGAAGCCAATGTCCAGCATGGACGAGGAATCATGATGACACGTGATGTATTCGATATAATCGAATACAATGATAAGGGCAATCAAGTGAGCCTAGTTAAGTATTTTCGTTAG